The stretch of DNA CGTCATTGTCATACCCATGGAAGCTGGAGATGGTCATGGAGACATCATTTTTTACATTATTACCGGGCTCCAGATGATAAGAAATGGATTCTCCATCGGAAGGTACTATGCGCATATTGCACTGGCGGAAAGCATTAGAATCGTTGGTCTGAATGATTTTTCCTGCTGAGAATTGAGGCATCTTTTCATGAGGATGCTTCTCTTTATAATGTTTTCTTAGTGCGTTTAAAACGCTCTGAACAATCATTGGATGATCGCAATTTGCTGCGACTACTACGGGTTCCGGAGCTGGAGTTACAGGTTGTTCAGATCTGACTGAGGGTGTTGCTGACGTTGGGGGGATATCTGTTGCCGGCAATGGGGCGATAGATTCAACGTTCTGCAGTTCAGAGTCTGGTTTATCAGTTTTGCTGCATTTATTTACCCAGCTAATAAACATCATAAATAGAATAAAAGGCAGCAATTTACTCTTTATAAATCCGCTCTTTTTCTTTGGCTGATTGACCGATCTTGGTGGTGCCTGTTGAACGATCACGGGCTGATTGGCTTCTCGTTGAATAGAACGCTGGGCGGCTGAATGGTCTACTTGTTCTTGGGCAACCCCTTGTTCCACCAACCATAAGAAAAGGTGGTAAGAGGTATTAAATTTGAGGTCATTACGGCTCAAAAGCAGCGAACGGGCATCCACAAACTGTTGATCATCAATAAAACTGGTATTGTGAAGCTGAGTCAATAAATCAAGATGCTGCTGCTGTTGGGGACTAATACGGTTTTCTGGCTGAGTGACTCTGGTTGATGAACTTGCCTGTGGCGGTGTTTCAGCGGCACTCTCTCCCTGTGGGGCAGCAATAATTTTGTTATTCAATAACCAGGTGATGGCACTTGATTCACTGTCAAAGCCGTTAGCGGTTCCGGACAGCAGGCAGGCAATGGCTTTTCGTCTTTCCTGCTCGGTAATCACGTTTTGACTGGCGAGATTTGCTAATAGCGCAATTTGTTCATCGGTGGAGAGTGCCATAATTAAGCCAAATATTCCCTGTCTGTGTTCCTGATGGTTCGTTATAGCATTTTTAGCTTACTTTGGTGTAGTGAATCCCACTAACTGCGGCAACTTCATTGGGCTGAGAATGCATTTTTCACTGTCTGCTAGCCAGCTTTCAATATGCTGAACGGCTAAATTAGTGCTAATGGCCCAGGCGATATCATGATGGCGACTGGTAATGCAAAATAACTCGGGCTGGAAGTCAGCAAATAGCGTCTTTTGCTGTGGTTTAATTTGAATCTGCTTCATCTGCCAGACGCCTTTAGCCGAAAGCTTTAGTACCGATTCTCTCAGCGTCCAGAGCTGCCAAAAACCATCAGTTTGTTTGGATTCCGGTAAGTTGATTAACCACTGATATTCATCATCACTAAAACTGTATTGTGCTAACTCCATCAGCTTTCTTCTGGGGCGGATATGTTCTACATCTAATCCAATTCGACCGCTTTGTACCAGCGCTACCATAATGTATTCACCGCTGTGGCTGATATTAAAATCAGGCAATTCAGCGTCGGTGAAAATTGGGCGCCCATTATCGGAGGTGATGACAGCAGGAAGTTCAGAACAGCCAAGCTGATGGAACATTAACTCGGCCAACAGCCAGCGGCCAGAAATATATTGCTGGCGACGTTTAGGATTAAACAGTTCCCCTTGCTGCCGAATGGATAGCGAAAGCCGCGATTGCTGAGTGGGTAACCATTCCTCATTCGGCAGGCGCAGCGTTGCAATGGTAATGTTAGTCGCATTTAGATTCATGCTGTCATGATAGGCTGGCACTATTGTGCTGTCAAAAAGCCATCAGAATTTCAGGCCAGTAATGCGTTTGTTTTTGAAGTAATTCTGATCATATCTGGTTATTTCATAAAGTTTAATTAGCTATCGTAATGTGGCTCTTTTCCTCAGTAGCTAAATGGTAAAGTATTGCGGTATCATTTGGGCAGGTGACAATCAGGACATATGAATAACTATTGGATAGTTAGTTCAGATATATATTAATGGAGAACAGATAGCATGAATATGAAAAGAATAAAGTCATTGCTGCTGGGTGTATTGGCAGTTGCGCTTATTGCAGGCTGTAGTACCCGAGTCGCCCGTAATGTGAACGCAGATATTAATGGTGCTTTTGTAATGCCTCAGGTAGAAAAAGCAATTATTGATTCGGGCAGAGCGCAGCACTGGGAAATGAAAAAGATGCGTGACGGATTGATTACCGGTAAGTTGGTAACAGATGACAGTTCAGCAGAAATTCGTATTCCTTATACATTAGCTAATTATTCGATTGAGTATGTTGGTAGTCAGAATCTAAATCCTGGTACTGATAAAGTACCAAGTGATTATAATGATTGGGTATCCGATCTAAATAAAGAAATTCAAAATCGTTTATTAGCACAGCAACAACTTTATAATAAATAAGATAATTTAACGGATAGTTATTTAATAACTATCCGTTATCATCCAGCTCTCCTGATTGCTTTTTCTTTCTAAATTATCTTTCTGTTTTACCTCGTTTTTTATTAACCAATTTAATGCATTAGATAGCATTATTCTGTCGGTAATCATTATTGAACATATATCATGCCGGTTGGCTATCTGGATGGTTCGGATTTTTATTCTGAGGGAGTACAATCACTGCACTCGCAGAAAAAGCACAGAAAGGAATCTCAATGCAGCAGCATTATCGTTATCAGAAACCCCGTTGGATGCGTGATTTGCTACGCTTTTTACCGCTGAAAAGTCAGTTTGTGCTTTCTGGTAACGTTCGGGATCTTCAGGCCAGTGAGATTAGTCCCGATATTGTAACGCCTTTGCCGTTTAATCAGGCGTTGCATAATACGCTGAGGGAGGCGGGCTATCAGCATATTATTGTGTTTAATCCTCTCAATGGCTTCGCGCCAATGGTACCACCGGGAGACGATCCTACCCCTACGCAGAAATTACTTGGTCAGCTTGGTCTGAATGTTGTTGAAGGTCGGGTCAGCGGTGGGATTGATCTGCTAAGCAGCATGCTGGAGAGATTGATTGAGCTGCCGGGAGAACCGGTTGCATTAATCGTCGATTTTGCCTCTTGCCTGATTAACCATCGGGATAACCTTTCTCCTGTAGAACATAACCTGTTTACCCGTGCGCTGGTGCTCTCTCATCAGGCCCGTGCGCGCCCCTGTGGTGAACAGCGCCAGGCTTTCTTTAATACCGTGCTGTGGGTGGTGGAAAAAGAGGGGGATTTACCTGACTGGTTTCTGATAAATAATCCGCGTATCCGTCATATTCCGGTGGCTAAACCGGATCGGATTGCGCGTCGGGCATTAGCGCCAGCATTGTTGCGTTCACTATCCGGGCAGTCTGAAGATGCCACAATGCAGGAAAAAAACGCGCAGGATTTTGTTGATGAAACTGAAGGGTTACTGCTGTTGGATATGAATGCTATTGCTCAACTGGCTCGTATTGAAGGGGTTAGCCAGGAACGTATTAGTGATGCAGTTCGTCGTTATAAAGTGGGAATTACTGAAGACCCATGGTTAAAAATCGAAAAAGATAAAATCCGTAACGCCGGAACCATTATTCAAAAACGGGTGAAGGGGCAGACTCATGCCGTTACCCATATGCTGGATATTATCAAGCGAGCTGTAACCGGTGTTGGCGGAGGGAAACAGGGTGGGCGACCACGTGGTGTAGTATTTCTGGCCGGGCCTACCGGGGTAGGGAAAACTGAGCTGGCAAAAACCGTCACCCAATTACTGTTTGGTGATGAAAGTGCTTATATTCGCTTCGATATGTCAGAATTTAGCGCCGAACATGCGGATCAACGTCTGGTTGGTGCTCCTCCGGGCTATATTGGTTATAACGTCGGTGGTGAGTTAACCAATGCCATTCGGGAAAAGCCGTTTAGCGTAGTACTGTTTGATGAAATAGAAAAAGCCCACCCGCGTCTGATGGATAAATTTCTACAGATTATTGACGATGGCGTGCTGACCTCCGGCCGTGGCGATCGGGTCTATTTTTCTGAAGCGCTGATTATTTTTACCTCCAACCTGGGTATTTATCGTCTGGATAACAGCGGCGAGCGCGTGGCTAACGTAAGGCCTGAAGAGCCATTTGAAACGGTGCAAAAAAATGTGAAAGCAGAAATTGAGCGTCACTTTAAACTGGTGCTCAACCGTCCTGAACTGCTTAACCGTATCGGAGAAAATATTATTGTCTTCGACTTTATTCGTCCTGAAGTGGCGGAGCAGATATTCAGCCAGATGGTAGAGAATACGCTGGAAGGATTAACCAAGCTCGATCTGACAATAACCATCAGTGAAACGGCGCTACATGCGTTACGCCAGCTCTGTCTGGCTGATTTATCTAACGGTGGACGGGGAATTCGTAACCATCTGGAAGCGCATCTGGTTAATCCTCTTTCTCGTGTGCTGTTTGATATAGATGCGCAACCGGGAGATAGCTACCAGATAACAGGTTTACTCACCGGGGAATCAACACAGTTAGTGTTGACCAAACAGGAGTCATCATTCTGATGGCAATTGGCCTGTCGCGGTTACATTTTCCCGTCACCACGCTGGGACCAGGAAAGCGCATTGGTATCTGGTTTCAGGGGTGCTCAATTCGTTGTGCTGGTTGTCTTTCACCGGAAACATGGCGTTTTACCCGGGAAAAAATAGCAACAGAGGCTCTGATAGAGCAAATCCGCCCCTGGTATTCACAGGCGGATGGTATCACTATTTCCGGTGGTGAACCCTTCGATCAGCCAGAGGCATTGACCGCGTTATTGCATGCGATTCGTCAGGATTTTCAAGGTGATATTCTGGTGTTTAGCGGTTATTCATATACGGCCATCAGCGCTTATCTTGATACGATGAATGGATTGATTGATGCGCTGGTTTCCGGCCCCTTTGAGCAGGATAGTCCACAGACCATCAAACTCAGAGGCAGTGATAATCAGGTGTTACACCTGTTGACTGAGGCCGGGAAGGTAAACTTTGGTGATTTTGACCAACCGTTAAACGATAAAGAAAAAGCCCTGGATATGACTATTGATGGGCAGGGGATAGTAAACTTGATAGGTATTCCCCGTCGCGATGATATGGCTCGTTTACAGGTGATTCTTCAACAACAGGGGCATCATTTTGCTCCAATAACTAAATAACCCGGCTCGGAATTTATCGCTATGATGCGTTTTTGCCCAAATTGCCACACGGAACGTGCATTAACAGAAATTTTCTGTGAGGGGCACATCGACAATCATTCTTGCGGCTGGGATCTCTCTTCCGAACCCATTCATGCAGAAGGCTGGCGACCGATTGCCATTATCAGCGCTGAAGATGTGGCTCAGGAAGCGGTTGAAAGCATAGCTACGCCATCAGCTGCTACCCATTGCCAGAACGGCCATCTGATGGAAGAGGGCGATTTAATTTGTATGCAGTGCGGTGCGGATGCCGCTACTGCCACTTCAGATAATTCGGATGTTTCACTTTCTGTCTCCGGGGAAGTTGCTGATACGGATAGCGTGACTTGCATTGGAAACTGGCAAGTTCTACGTCGTATAAACCGTAATGACAGTATTCGCGAACGCTATCAGGCACAGCATCAGCAAAGCGGTCAGCATGGCGTATTGACCCTGTATACCTATGGTGCTGAACCTGATCCGGCCATTTATGAAGTCATCCGCAGGCTACCGCGTGAGCACGTGCCAGAGATTATAGAAACAGGCCGCTGGAACGATCGGGCCTGGCAGGTGGCTGAGGAACTGACAGGCGGCTCACTGGCAGATTCTGCAACCCAGGGTGACTTTTGGCAGCCGGATGAAATTTCCCATATTGTGCGTGAGCTGGGAAGTGCACTATCCAGTTTTTCTGAGCATGGTTTGCGCCATCGCGACCTTCGACCTTCGACCTGCTAATCTGCTGATCCGCACCCGCCACCCGTTAGATATCGTTATTATCGAGTTTGGTTCTGCCTGCCTGTCTGAGTTCGATTTGGATATCGTTTCTCCACTGGAAATTAGTCGCTATAGTGCACCAGAAACATTAGCCGGCGGCGTAGCAGCAGCTTCTGACTGGTGGAGTCTGGGAATTATATTGCTGGAGCAAGTGACTCAGGGCCGCTGTTTTGAAAATATTCATCCTCACGCGTTTTTAATTCAGGTATTGGCTAATGGCATAACGTTGCCTGAAAGTCTGGATGCGAATTTACGTCTTCTGCTGCGGGGACTATTAACCCGCGATCGTCATCAGCGCTGGCAGTGGCCAGAAGTACAAGCCTGGCTGGATGGCCGACCAGTAGCGGTAGCGGATGAAACCCTTTCTGTCTCTGGTAACCAAAATTTTGGCATTACGCTAAATCAGCAGCACTATACTCAACCTGCTATTTTTGCGTTAGCGGCCGCCAGACACCAATACTGGCAAGAAGCGCTGGAATTAATGCAGCATGGAGCCATAACGTCATGGGCACAGCAGGTCGGTTTGGCTGACGCCCTATTGACCATGCTACAGCAGGTGGCCGAACTGACGGATTTGGATGATAACTATCGTCTGATGCTGGTGTTAAAACTGCTGAACCCAAATATGCCGCTGATTCTTCAGGGGGAGATTGTGACACCTTCCTGGCTGCTGGAACATCCGCTGGAAGGTTATGAGTTATTACTCAGTCCATTGCCCGATTTACTTGGTCAGATGGAATCGGGCCATTGGCTGTCACAAATAAAAATACGACAGATAAAAGTCCGGCAGCGGGGAAAAAGCCTGAGAATAGCCTTTGATGAAGAGGCATTGCGTATCCATTTATTGGCCACTTCTCGGGCCCGACTATTGGCTATTTGGGAGGAACAGCGCAAGCTGTTTCCGGATACCACCCATAGTGGACTGAGGACGCTAATCGACCGGCGCAACCTGAATGAAGATGAACTGATTCTGCTGTTAAGTGCCGATATCGGACAGTTTACCTCAGCAGAAAGCCTGCTGGTGCAAGCCAGTACGTTGGCCGATCGTTACAACATAATAAATTTCGACCGGGAGGAGTCACGGGAGCTACTGACTCTTCCCCGCGTCGATATTTATCAGCAGCTGGCGGATCGCCTGGATGGTTTTAACCGCAGTAATATCGCTGATATTGATAGCTGGGCAGAACGCTTTTTACTGACACGTCGTCTGCCACTGGAACAAGTGCTGGTGATGCTAGCGATACCGCCAGAACACTGGATGGTGCCGGAAAAACAGCGCTATATTCATCAGGTTTTGGATTTCTTTACCCGAAAAATAACCGCCTCTACCATGCGAGGTTCACTGGTTCGTATGAGTATCAGCCCCCATGCAGGGCGAGTGGACCTTTATGAACTGGGTGGAGAGAAAAAGAGTTCTGAAGCGCTACTTAATCATTTGCTGACGCGCAATCGGCAGGCAATTCCCGTCGATAGCCAGACCCTGCTGGATAATGAGCTGGTGAGTGGACGGTTGCGCACGCTGAATTCCCAGACTCAGCTCTATATGCGGGATACCGGTATTAATGGCATGTATCTCGGTTTCCCTTTTCTGTTGATTAATACCCAGCCTAAACAGATGAAGCCACGTATTGCGCCTCTGCTGCTGTGGCCGGTAAATATCAATATGGAAGCGGGTATTCGAGGGGTTGCCAGCCTGCGTTTCGACCATGATCGAGGCGCAGTACGTCTAAACCCTGCACTGGAAAACTTTGTTGGTATTCCATCAGTAAAACGTTGGCAAGAGGTGGCAGATCAACTGTTGAGTCAGGCGGCTTTAAGTGTCGAAGAGGTGATGGAGAGCTTCTCTACGCTAGTAGCAGCCCGCGAGAATCAACTGGTCAGGTTACCGCCGTTAGATGTTGAAGTGCCGGAAAACGCCAGTCAACTGGTGTGCTCTGCGGTATTGTTTCATGCCTCGTTTATTGGTCAGGCAATCAGTGAAGATTTGCGTCAGCTGAGTACCCAATCTCCGGGAGGAACTGCGCTGGAAACGGCGCTCGGCCTGAACTCGGATATGAGTGCTGTAAGGCAGCCTGTCAGCGCGGGTGAGTGCTATTTTACCGCCGCCAGCGATCCTTCTCAGGAGTCCGCGGTTCTGGCGGCGCGTAATGCGCCAGGATTATTGATTGAAGGACCGCCGGGCACCGGCAAGAGTCAGACCATCGTTAATATGGTGGCTGACGCCATTGGTCAAAAACGTAGTCTGTTGATTATCTGCCAGAAGCCAGCAGCACTCGAAGTCGTATTTAAACGCATAATGGCTGGTGGATTGGGCGATCGCATTGTGATGGTGAAAGATGCGCAAAAAGATCGCGATACCATTATTCGTAATGTGCGAGCTCAGCTTGAGACACTATATAAACCGGCTGAAACCAGCGAAGTTAATCCGTGGGTTACCTCCAGAAAAAAGAGCGGTCGCCATCTCGATCGGTTGGAGCAGGAGCTGGATAGTTACTATCAGGCTCTGTATCAATCAGATGAACAGACGGGTATCAGCTACCGCTCATTATTAGGTGAGTTGATGGAGCTGGAAGCCTGTCCGGATCGTCTGGAGGTTCCTGCGCTACAACCGATACTGCAGCGTTATTCTCTTGAACAAATAGAAGATATCAAACTGGCAATTATTCCCGGCATTGCGTTATGGCTGGAAGCGAATTACGAGCAAAGCCCACTGGTACAACTGAGTCCCTTCTTATCAAATCAGGCTACGTTGTTTGATTTTTTCGCTCGTTTTGAACGGTTTTGTCAGGCAGAACAGCAACGGGATGTGATTCTGGCTAACCCGCATCGTGCTTTTGAGGTAACGGAAGAGAGTGAATATCGGGAAAGTTTAGCGAATTGTCGGGCATCGCTGGCATTGTTAACTTCCGCCGAATGGGAAAATCTGGCCCGGTGGTTACCGCTATTTTTCGCTTATCACGGCAGTATTGTGCAAGGTGAGCAGATATTGGCCCAACTGGAGCAGTTGTCCGCCCGGTTACAGCAAATAGATTCCTCCGGCTGCGACCAACTGCTGTTTGAACCTTTGGCTAATTGTGACAGTCAGCTGTTGCTACAGCTGATTGCTGCCGCTACGGCAGAGACCGAAAAGCGCGGTTTTCTTCAGGCATTGAATCCGTTCTACTATCTGCGCCGCGGTAAATTGAGAGCGTTTTTATTACAAACAGGGCTACAAAACAGCCATGACACCGTGATGCGTTTGTTAATTTCTGCTCGTTCCGAGCAGCAATGGCGCGGAGTCAGAACAGAGCTTAACCGCCTGCATCAACGTCTGAATTTGCCGCAGGTTGGACTGCTGGATAGCCTGGAGCTGGCTAACCAACTGGGTACCACTCTGCGAGATTTCCGACGCAGTGCTTCGCTGTATCAGCCGTTGTCTGTTTCGCCTGATATTAACCGATTGATTCCGGCGATTATTGAACATCAGCAGGCTGGTTTTGAGGGGGAATGTGAAGAAATTACCGCCGCCATTAACCGCTGTCAGGCACGGGCAGCGAGTTTAAGCGCACTGGAAAACCTGCGGGACTGGCTGGAAGCATCGGCAAGCGATGAGTTTACTTTAGCGATTCATCAGAATCGTCCGCTGACTTATTCCCTTGAAGCGATTACTGCGGCATTACCGTCTCTGGCTGCTTATCAACAGTTTCGCCCTGTTGCAGCCCAACTGGATAAGACCTGTCTGACGGTGCTGGAGATTTTGCGCCAGCAACAGAAAATTCTGCATGGTTTCAGTCAGTCACAGTTGGAGCTGGTGGTGGCCCGGGCGCTGGATCGCGAAGTGCGTTTAGTCTGGAAACAGCAAATGGAGTGGCGTTCACCGATATTGCTGCAGGAGCAAGCCACCATCAATGACAAGATTGAACAGCTGGCGAATGCGGATAGCCAAATGAGGGCACTGAACCGGCTGGAACTCACTGAAGTTATCAAAACCAACAATATTAGCCCATTGCGGGCGTGGGAAGAGATCACCCGCCTGACGGGGAAACGGGCACGGCGATTGCGGGAGTTTATGGAGCAGGGAACGGCTCGGGGATTGATGCAACTGCGACCAGTCTGGCTGATGACGCCGGATGTTGCCAGTCAGGTACTGCCGTTAAAAGCCGGATTGTTCGATACGGTGATTTATGATGAAGCCTCGCAGATGCCGGTAGAGTTTGCACTGCCTACCCTGTTTCGTAGCCGGAATATGGTGGTCAGCGGCGATGAGAAACAGATGCCGCCATCCACCTTCTTCTCTGGCAGGGGCATTGTTGATAACGATGCAGACGATAATGAAGACGAACTTGAGGCGGATAATAGCCAACAGGAAGCCGCAGCAGAGAACTGGAACTATCGGCAAATTAGCGACTGTCCGGACTTATTGCATCTGGCCCGAACGGTATTGCCAGTACAAACGCTGGAAATCCACTATCGTTCTGCCTATCGGGAGCTGATTAATTTCTCTAACTATGCATTTTATGAGAATCGCTTAAATATTCCGGTACAGCACTCCGGCAAAGTTATTGATGCGGTTAAACCGGTCTCTTTGATCATGGTGAATGGGCTGTATCAGAATCAAAGTAACCAGCAGGAAGCCGAACAGGTTGCCATTACGCTGGCAGAAATTTGGCAACAGCCTTACGCTCAGCGCCCTTCCGTTGGTGTGGTGACCTTTAACCAGAAGCAGGCCCAGCTGATCCAAAATGTCCTGGAGGCGAAAGCGGAGCAGGATGAGGGGTTCCGTCTGGCTTACTATGAAGAGCAGCAGCGGCTGGAAGATGATGAGGATATGTCATTCTTTGTGAAGAATGTGGAAAACGTTCAGGGGGATGAGCGGGATGTGATTATCTTCTCCACTACCTTTGGACGTAACCATCAGGGTACTTTCCGGCGTAATTTCGGTATTCTCGGCCAACAGGGCGGTGAGCGACGGTTAAACGTTGCCATTACCCGTGCCAGAAAGCAGGTAATGATTATGTCTTCTATGCCAATTGAAGAGATTTCTGATTTGCTCTCTACCCGCCGTCAGCCTGATATTCCTCGCGATTTTCTGCAAGGGTATCTGGAATATGCCCGCAGCCTGTCAACGGGTGAATTTGCCAACGGTCAGGCGCTACTAAAGCGAATGAACCGGACAGAATTAGCCAGCAGAGCCCAGACAGAACAACATGATGGTTTTATTGCGTCGGTTGTTGAGTATATTCGTTCTCAGGGTTGGTTGATTGCTGACTCCCGTCAGGAAGGTGCTTTCTATTTTGATTGTATTATTGAAGATCCGCTAACGGGACGCTATCTGCTGGGAATTGAGTGCGATATGCCACGCCATGGCTTGCTACAGCATGCCCGAGCCCGTGAGTTATGGCGCCCGTTGGTGTTGAAGCGGGTTGCACCATATCGCCACCGTATTTCAATACAAAATTGGTATAACAATGGCCCAGAGGAACAAGCTCGTTTAAAACAGGCCATTTTGCAGTCAATCAATGCAGAACAACCTGAGGTTGCTGCCATCACCTCTGAAAATATAAGCGAGGAAAATCCATGAGTTCATCTGTACATGTTATTCGAGCCAGAAGTGAGGATATCGCAGAATATCGCCGTTCAATGGCCTGTTTGAACGCGCTGATGAAACAATGGGAGGCGGTTAACCAACAATATAGTGAAGTGGATGCGCTGAAGATTGAACAAATACGTCAGCGCTTTGAGGAAATGAAGCAATATCAAAAGGATATTCACCGTTATAGCGCGGAAGCATTTGCCCACTTAACTGAACAAATCCCCGGCATGATTGAGTTTGTTCGCCAGGATATTGAGCAGATGCAGGAAGCGCTGATTGAACAACATACTGTGCAACGCCAGCATCAGCGTGCGCAGCAGGAAAATGCCGCAATGTTGTTGAATCTCTTGCAACAAAGAATGCCGGAACAGCAAACGTTGTTACAACAGCTTGATGAAGTGACAAAAGGTGAGCAAACCAGCAGCGCAGAAAAGATATTAAGTCAGGCTATATTGATGATTGGCCAACAGCCAGCCCGTCTGACAGAAGCACAGCAGGCGCTGGCCCAGCGTTTAAAAGAACCTATGTCCGAAGGGCAACAGGCTATAATGCAGCAGGGTGATCACCACAGCAGTCAATCTTTACAGCGAATTGATCGGCATATTGCTGAACTGACAGTGTTAGACCCTCAACAAGATATCGCTCTTTTTATGCAGCGCGCAGCAGAGTTGGATCGACTGACGCAAGATTCAAACTGGAACATGCTAAAGGATTCATTGATTCTGGATTTAGCGCAGGCCACCCGCCATGCCAGAATTGTGACAGAAAAAAGGCAACAGCTCGGTTTACTGCTTGCCGGACTTGAGAGCTACCATTCTCCAGCAATTTCAGCCCTGATTGAGAGATTAAATCTGGTACTCACCTCTCGCGAGCTACAACCATTGATTGAAGCTATTACCGTCGCTCAGGCCGCCACAGAACAACAGCAACAAGATATTGCTGCGTTAGCCAGACGTGAAGCGGTTCTCGATGGGCTGGCAAAATTGGGATATGAAGTTCGTGAGAGTGATGCAGAAGCATGGCTTGATGATGGTAAAGTCGTGATTCGCAAACCGGCGACACCGGGCTACGGTCTGGAATTAGCCGGCGCTAAAGGAAGTGAACGTTTTCAGGTTCGGGCGGTGGCGTTTTCAGAACAGCGAGATACCCAGCTTGATGCTGATATTGAGTCAATCTGGTGTGGTGAACATCAACAGCTTCAGCAAATATTGGCAGAAACCGGTGATAGGTTAACCGTAGAGCGTGCGCTGGCGGCAGGAGAATCCCCTCTTAAAGTCGCCAGACCGGCAGATGTACCAGCAGAACAGGTTGATTACCGCTATCGTGGTGAAGGGAGCCGTAGTCTTGATTAAGGCGGATTGTTATACTGAGTAACCTGTGTTTTAGCCATTAACTCAACCAGTCAGGGAGCAGATCGATATGGGATTACTGATTACGATTGTGGTTATCATTTTTGTTGTGCTGGCGCTGGGTGGCTGGGCAATAAGTATT from Limnobaculum xujianqingii encodes:
- a CDS encoding AAA domain-containing protein, whose product is MHYPVFLSMVCAIATFDLRPANLLIRTRHPLDIVIIEFGSACLSEFDLDIVSPLEISRYSAPETLAGGVAAASDWWSLGIILLEQVTQGRCFENIHPHAFLIQVLANGITLPESLDANLRLLLRGLLTRDRHQRWQWPEVQAWLDGRPVAVADETLSVSGNQNFGITLNQQHYTQPAIFALAAARHQYWQEALELMQHGAITSWAQQVGLADALLTMLQQVAELTDLDDNYRLMLVLKLLNPNMPLILQGEIVTPSWLLEHPLEGYELLLSPLPDLLGQMESGHWLSQIKIRQIKVRQRGKSLRIAFDEEALRIHLLATSRARLLAIWEEQRKLFPDTTHSGLRTLIDRRNLNEDELILLLSADIGQFTSAESLLVQASTLADRYNIINFDREESRELLTLPRVDIYQQLADRLDGFNRSNIADIDSWAERFLLTRRLPLEQVLVMLAIPPEHWMVPEKQRYIHQVLDFFTRKITASTMRGSLVRMSISPHAGRVDLYELGGEKKSSEALLNHLLTRNRQAIPVDSQTLLDNELVSGRLRTLNSQTQLYMRDTGINGMYLGFPFLLINTQPKQMKPRIAPLLLWPVNINMEAGIRGVASLRFDHDRGAVRLNPALENFVGIPSVKRWQEVADQLLSQAALSVEEVMESFSTLVAARENQLVRLPPLDVEVPENASQLVCSAVLFHASFIGQAISEDLRQLSTQSPGGTALETALGLNSDMSAVRQPVSAGECYFTAASDPSQESAVLAARNAPGLLIEGPPGTGKSQTIVNMVADAIGQKRSLLIICQKPAALEVVFKRIMAGGLGDRIVMVKDAQKDRDTIIRNVRAQLETLYKPAETSEVNPWVTSRKKSGRHLDRLEQELDSYYQALYQSDEQTGISYRSLLGELMELEACPDRLEVPALQPILQRYSLEQIEDIKLAIIPGIALWLEANYEQSPLVQLSPFLSNQATLFDFFARFERFCQAEQQRDVILANPHRAFEVTEESEYRESLANCRASLALLTSAEWENLARWLPLFFAYHGSIVQGEQILAQLEQLSARLQQIDSSGCDQLLFEPLANCDSQLLLQLIAAATAETEKRGFLQALNPFYYLRRGKLRAFLLQTGLQNSHDTVMRLLISARSEQQWRGVRTELNRLHQRLNLPQVGLLDSLELANQLGTTLRDFRRSASLYQPLSVSPDINRLIPAIIEHQQAGFEGECEEITAAINRCQARAASLSALENLRDWLEASASDEFTLAIHQNRPLTYSLEAITAALPSLAAYQQFRPVAAQLDKTCLTVLEILRQQQKILHGFSQSQLELVVARALDREVRLVWKQQMEWRSPILLQEQATINDKIEQLANADSQMRALNRLELTEVIKTNNISPLRAWEEITRLTGKRARRLREFMEQGTARGLMQLRPVWLMTPDVASQVLPLKAGLFDTVIYDEASQMPVEFALPTLFRSRNMVVSGDEKQMPPSTFFSGRGIVDNDADDNEDELEADNSQQEAAAENWNYRQISDCPDLLHLARTVLPVQTLEIHYRSAYRELINFSNYAFYENRLNIPVQHSGKVIDAVKPVSLIMVNGLYQNQSNQQEAEQVAITLAEIWQQPYAQRPSVGVVTFNQKQAQLIQNVLEAKAEQDEGFRLAYYEEQQRLEDDEDMSFFVKNVENVQGDERDVIIFSTTFGRNHQGTFRRNFGILGQQGGERRLNVAITRARKQVMIMSSMPIEEISDLLSTRRQPDIPRDFLQGYLEYARSLSTGEFANGQALLKRMNRTELASRAQTEQHDGFIASVVEYIRSQGWLIADSRQEGAFYFDCIIEDPLTGRYLLGIECDMPRHGLLQHARARELWRPLVLKRVAPYRHRISIQNWYNNGPEEQARLKQAILQSINAEQPEVAAITSENISEENP